The Flammeovirga agarivorans genome has a window encoding:
- a CDS encoding ribosomal maturation YjgA family protein, with product MNLKPQRNRIVYTFIIFLIISFGLLSRTSYIPAIIYPYLGDYLYAFMFYFITAWLFKSQTTFFVLIVSTLSCFFIETLQLYQAPWIVEIRNTTLGSLVLGHGFLWSDLVAYTFGCITGFLGEFIFYKKRLHAI from the coding sequence ATGAACTTAAAACCTCAACGGAATCGAATTGTTTATACATTCATTATTTTCTTAATTATTTCTTTTGGTTTACTTTCTAGAACTTCCTATATCCCTGCAATAATATATCCATATCTTGGCGATTACCTTTATGCATTCATGTTTTACTTTATTACAGCATGGTTATTCAAATCACAAACCACTTTTTTTGTACTTATTGTTAGCACACTAAGCTGTTTTTTTATAGAAACATTACAATTGTACCAAGCTCCTTGGATTGTAGAAATAAGGAATACAACATTAGGAAGCTTAGTCTTAGGTCATGGATTTTTATGGAGTGATTTAGTTGCTTATACGTTTGGATGTATCACAGGCTTTCTAGGTGAATTCATCTTTTATAAAAAAAGACTTCATGCTATCTAA
- a CDS encoding DUF1801 domain-containing protein, which yields MRSTDTFYLKQEEPNKSCFLALRAIILKSEETIEETVKYGMPCFCIKGKPVFYLWFDKKTTAPYILFVDGLLLDHPLLESGSRKKMKVLTIDPTKDLPLHTINELLNMAILLKLK from the coding sequence ATGAGAAGCACAGATACTTTTTACTTAAAGCAAGAAGAACCAAATAAGAGTTGCTTCTTGGCATTAAGAGCAATTATTCTCAAGTCGGAAGAAACTATTGAAGAAACTGTAAAATATGGTATGCCTTGCTTTTGTATTAAAGGGAAGCCTGTTTTTTATTTATGGTTTGATAAGAAAACGACTGCACCTTATATCTTATTTGTAGATGGTTTATTATTGGACCATCCGCTTCTTGAAAGTGGATCAAGGAAAAAAATGAAAGTACTAACTATCGATCCAACTAAAGACTTACCACTTCATACGATCAATGAATTATTGAATATGGCTATTCTTTTGAAGTTAAAGTAG
- a CDS encoding adenylate/guanylate cyclase domain-containing protein, giving the protein MNNYQVQKYIKGYIISFAAWYVINALYLVIRYDALQFYSRFVDQHEYFLIHEELKVAMVANAIITLFLSWFSWNFYFFLDKRSKLKHWQRGLLILIVGTLEVSLLLHLGDFLGKKFYPDGLPYFNELSQQSFVIYFIYIFMGALVINSLFQLRDILGPELFQSVIQGQYYLPKEEDRIFMFLDLYNSTSIAECLGHLKYSNLIQDSYRIITDAIVKNKASVYQYVGDEIVLTWPTEKGLKENRCIHVFFEIEQALEEKRDYFMEKYGHVPEFKAGLHSGIVATAQVGVIKREVAYHGDTVNATARLQESCKQLGEKILISEVISSKLELPFIDMGEYQFRGKRKAMHVYTLHTTKNEASHVKEIKFISTDYPDQASSS; this is encoded by the coding sequence ATGAATAATTATCAGGTTCAAAAATATATAAAGGGTTATATAATTTCTTTTGCTGCTTGGTACGTTATTAATGCATTGTATTTAGTGATCAGGTATGATGCATTACAGTTTTATAGTCGTTTTGTAGACCAACATGAGTATTTTCTTATTCATGAAGAACTAAAGGTAGCAATGGTAGCAAATGCTATTATTACTTTATTTCTAAGTTGGTTCTCCTGGAATTTTTACTTTTTCCTTGATAAACGATCCAAGTTAAAACATTGGCAAAGAGGTTTACTCATACTTATTGTTGGTACTTTAGAAGTATCATTACTCTTACATTTAGGCGATTTTCTAGGTAAAAAATTCTACCCAGATGGTCTGCCCTATTTTAATGAATTGTCTCAACAAAGTTTTGTCATCTATTTCATCTATATTTTTATGGGTGCTTTAGTGATCAACTCTTTATTCCAATTAAGAGATATATTAGGTCCGGAACTTTTCCAATCCGTTATTCAAGGACAATACTATCTACCAAAAGAAGAAGATCGTATTTTTATGTTCCTTGATTTATATAACTCAACATCTATTGCGGAGTGTCTTGGTCACCTTAAATACAGTAATCTAATACAGGACTCCTACCGGATTATTACCGATGCTATTGTGAAAAATAAAGCGTCAGTTTATCAATATGTAGGAGATGAAATAGTATTAACTTGGCCTACTGAAAAAGGGCTAAAAGAGAATCGCTGTATTCATGTTTTCTTTGAAATAGAACAAGCATTAGAAGAGAAAAGAGATTATTTCATGGAAAAGTATGGGCATGTCCCAGAATTCAAAGCAGGGTTGCATAGTGGCATCGTAGCAACAGCTCAAGTAGGTGTCATTAAAAGAGAAGTAGCTTATCATGGTGATACCGTAAATGCTACTGCTCGTTTACAAGAAAGCTGTAAACAACTCGGTGAAAAAATTCTAATCTCTGAAGTTATCTCTTCAAAATTAGAGCTTCCATTTATAGATATGGGAGAATATCAATTTAGAGGTAAACGAAAAGCAATGCATGTTTATACATTACATACAACAAAAAATGAAGCAAGTCATGTAAAAGAAATAAAGTTTATTTCTACAGATTATCCCGATCAAGCTTCATCTTCATAA
- a CDS encoding acyltransferase: protein MNITETQPTFDIKKPTPRIVFLDYLRVISITMVLMVHAIEIFYLAVDHVSIKAGDEFWVNIMSSPLRACVPLFVMASGYLLVPIKSSPKEFYKKRFARILIPFIIWSVLYAVVPYIFGQDTFAVMQHKITTLLHNFNLESGHLWFIYMLVGIYLFLPIISPWLKVASKRFVEFYLVLWFLSSFHHYLKLAFPDGVFGEVFWNEFHSLWYFSGHLGFIVLAFYFRKFVHLNNKQSRILGLVIFGVGYAITAFLFGHFLSQTKEIYYVEMAWRFCTPNVILMTIGLFLMIRTITVTNEKVYGIIKELSRLSYGVYLSHLFFVGLSWTYIVQPMALSTPLSILLVTFFTWSASYLLVKILSYLPKSKYIVG, encoded by the coding sequence ATGAACATTACTGAAACACAACCAACATTTGATATCAAAAAACCTACACCACGTATTGTCTTTCTCGATTACCTAAGAGTAATCTCCATTACTATGGTACTAATGGTCCATGCGATTGAGATCTTTTACCTCGCCGTAGACCATGTATCCATAAAAGCAGGCGATGAGTTCTGGGTGAATATTATGAGCAGTCCATTACGAGCGTGTGTACCTTTATTTGTGATGGCATCAGGCTATTTGCTTGTCCCAATTAAGTCGTCGCCAAAAGAATTCTATAAAAAACGTTTTGCAAGAATTCTTATTCCCTTCATTATTTGGTCGGTATTATATGCCGTAGTTCCCTATATTTTTGGTCAAGATACGTTTGCTGTTATGCAACATAAGATAACCACTCTGCTTCACAACTTTAACTTAGAATCGGGGCATTTATGGTTTATCTACATGCTTGTTGGGATCTATTTATTTCTACCAATTATTTCTCCATGGTTAAAGGTAGCATCAAAACGATTCGTAGAATTTTACTTGGTATTGTGGTTTCTTTCTAGTTTCCACCACTATTTAAAATTGGCTTTTCCTGATGGAGTATTTGGAGAAGTTTTTTGGAATGAGTTTCATTCTTTATGGTATTTCTCAGGACATCTAGGCTTTATTGTTCTAGCTTTCTATTTCAGAAAGTTTGTTCACCTTAATAACAAACAAAGTAGAATTTTAGGCTTGGTGATCTTCGGAGTAGGCTATGCCATAACAGCTTTTCTTTTTGGACACTTTTTATCTCAAACCAAAGAGATATACTATGTAGAAATGGCTTGGAGATTCTGTACGCCAAATGTTATTTTAATGACTATTGGGCTATTCCTTATGATCAGAACTATTACCGTTACCAACGAAAAGGTATACGGTATCATTAAAGAACTATCAAGATTAAGTTATGGTGTTTACCTTTCCCACCTGTTCTTTGTAGGATTGTCTTGGACGTATATCGTTCAACCAATGGCATTATCAACACCATTATCTATCCTGTTAGTGACATTCTTCACATGGTCAGCAAGTTACCTATTAGTAAAGATATTATCATATCTACCAAAGAGTAAATACATTGTAGGTTAA
- a CDS encoding Pycsar system effector family protein, whose product MIEIDLIEVIKESKEYAKQYIKDLSFHNLAHTENVVSATQEIGKAEGLSEKELQLLEIAAWFHDTGYEEGNCTDHENKGAKLCEAFLKGKMPDDDIIQIKECIMATQLPQTPRNLMEQVMCDSDLAHLGKDNFFKYSEDLRNEIISSMKMPKKLTKLQWHLMNIRFLSEHRYFTNYAREVLNPKKQEYLNSIQEEVERLIDEKDQSSKKKKKKEKEKLKEKEKVNTTEKEVITKDGIPIFQKPRRDVEAMFTTLARNQIGLSAIADRKASILLSINSMITSFAIGYLFRKIEELPALLWPSFILAVTGLVSVILAVLATRPNVKKHLKKDKKDLNLLFFGDFVDLELGEYQHLLREATRVPEQVYEKMSQDSYYLGKVLEIKYRRVRAAFNFFMGGITISVISFIIAFSVY is encoded by the coding sequence ATGATAGAAATAGATTTAATAGAAGTGATCAAAGAATCTAAAGAATATGCGAAACAGTATATCAAAGATCTTTCATTTCATAATTTAGCACATACTGAAAATGTTGTTTCTGCCACTCAAGAAATTGGTAAAGCAGAAGGGTTATCAGAAAAAGAGTTACAGTTATTGGAAATAGCCGCTTGGTTCCATGATACGGGATACGAGGAAGGCAACTGTACAGATCATGAAAATAAAGGAGCAAAACTGTGTGAAGCCTTTCTAAAAGGGAAAATGCCAGATGACGATATCATTCAAATTAAAGAATGTATCATGGCTACACAGCTGCCTCAAACACCAAGAAACTTAATGGAACAAGTAATGTGCGACTCTGACCTCGCACACCTTGGAAAAGATAATTTCTTTAAATATTCAGAGGATTTAAGAAACGAAATCATTTCTTCGATGAAGATGCCAAAAAAGCTAACGAAGCTACAATGGCATCTAATGAACATCCGTTTTTTATCGGAACATAGATACTTCACTAATTATGCAAGAGAAGTCCTTAACCCTAAAAAACAGGAATACCTCAATAGTATTCAAGAGGAAGTGGAACGACTGATTGATGAAAAAGATCAATCCTCTAAAAAGAAGAAAAAGAAAGAAAAGGAAAAATTAAAGGAGAAGGAGAAAGTTAATACAACAGAAAAAGAAGTTATCACTAAAGATGGTATTCCTATTTTTCAAAAACCTCGACGTGATGTGGAGGCCATGTTTACTACGTTAGCAAGAAACCAAATTGGCTTAAGTGCTATTGCGGATAGAAAAGCGAGTATTTTGCTTTCTATTAACTCCATGATTACCTCTTTTGCTATTGGTTATCTATTTAGAAAAATTGAGGAGCTACCTGCACTACTATGGCCTAGCTTTATTTTAGCGGTGACCGGTTTAGTATCCGTCATTTTAGCTGTATTGGCCACTAGACCAAATGTAAAGAAGCATCTTAAAAAGGATAAGAAAGACCTTAATCTTCTTTTCTTTGGAGATTTTGTCGATTTAGAATTAGGCGAATACCAACACCTATTAAGAGAAGCGACCAGAGTACCTGAACAGGTTTATGAAAAAATGAGTCAGGATTCTTATTACCTAGGTAAGGTACTAGAAATTAAATACAGAAGGGTAAGAGCTGCATTCAACTTCTTTATGGGAGGTATTACTATTTCTGTAATCTCATTCATCATCGCATTTTCCGTTTATTAA
- a CDS encoding SdiA-regulated domain-containing protein: MMLKKGHLLYIFFIILSTLTISCAQQKEKKKSELEYKRKWFLPTTLDEISGLTWYADNTLACVNDEQGKIYLYHLEQEKIIKDYKFGKSGDYEGIAYQKPFFYVVKSNGKLYIYNEETNETDKVQLPFTIDNDIEGLCIYKNHLLVALKGKGGLEGKKSETSNIYSVNMEDLFDVDLAYQLPKLPKIGLSGIWANETTEQLIVLSHRSKHIFYIDAIEGTILKTIEFSRSMFEQPEGVCMSPDGRIFISNEQGDNLHANILEF, encoded by the coding sequence ATGATGCTAAAAAAAGGACATCTTCTATATATCTTTTTTATTATTCTTTCTACACTGACTATTTCCTGTGCACAACAAAAGGAAAAAAAGAAAAGTGAACTTGAATACAAACGCAAGTGGTTCTTACCAACTACTTTAGATGAAATTTCTGGTCTTACTTGGTATGCTGACAATACTCTTGCCTGTGTTAATGATGAGCAAGGAAAAATCTACTTATACCACCTCGAACAAGAGAAAATAATTAAGGATTATAAGTTTGGTAAATCTGGAGACTATGAAGGAATTGCTTACCAAAAACCTTTTTTCTATGTTGTAAAAAGTAATGGTAAACTTTATATCTACAACGAAGAAACCAACGAAACGGATAAGGTCCAATTACCTTTTACCATTGATAATGATATTGAAGGCCTTTGTATTTATAAAAATCACCTCTTGGTCGCACTAAAAGGCAAAGGTGGTTTAGAAGGCAAAAAATCTGAAACAAGTAATATTTATAGCGTTAATATGGAAGACCTGTTTGATGTTGACTTGGCCTATCAACTTCCCAAATTACCTAAAATAGGTTTATCTGGAATTTGGGCAAATGAGACAACCGAACAGCTCATCGTATTATCGCACCGTTCGAAACATATTTTTTACATTGATGCGATTGAAGGAACTATTCTCAAAACCATAGAATTTTCCCGATCGATGTTTGAACAACCTGAAGGAGTGTGTATGTCTCCTGATGGTCGAATTTTTATATCTAATGAACAGGGGGACAACCTCCATGCTAATATTTTAGAATTTTAA
- a CDS encoding BamA/TamA family outer membrane protein, producing the protein MKHLYLFILLLVCPFITNAQHSIYLIGDAGKAQKDDPVITTMMNKIDINDSNSTVIFLGDNLYPHGLEDINHKKRTEGEAILKAQLEALKGFKGQTFMIPGNHDYNRGKKNGLQRLRSEELFVNQLMGDSTFAPYGGCPDPVEVPLTDDVTLLILDTQWLIFDYQETAEFNGCEYHSTDEVLLGLQDIVARNIDKKLIIVGHHPVYTYGEHGGVFTPKDHIFPLTAFIDWAYIPLPVVGSVYPIARKSGVNRQDINNKTNKKMRNGFEEIFKSHPDIIYASGHEHTLQYILKDNVHYIVSGAGSKSSHVKQGKYARFASSEKGFSKVTFLKDETKIEFFTPEGVIYETSYVPKKVQTSQNIKQVEFPDSVVVAASTQYSSSASHQKWMGENYRKEWETPVKMPVFDLSKVKGGLKIVQKGGGMATLSFRLEDKEGNQYTLRSIDKNPVKAIPEELKETIAKTVVQDQISAAHPYSPLTVPTLADAIGIYHCNPMVVYVEDDPQFGIYQEMAANKVFMFEERPSKNTGDVESFGNAKKIYSTIKTVKKLREDNDDYIDYKFTLKSRLFDMLIGDWDRHDDQWRWAAFKDKKGRMFRPIPRDRDQVYFLNEGIIPNIASHRWIMPKFEGFDPEMNWAPGFNFNARYFDRYFLAQATKEDWQEAVKYIQDHITEEVIDEALLHIPEEVREHHNNEIKSVLLARKKQLPAIAEEYYLHLSKHVSVIGTDKMEQFTVNRIEDGKTEITVKKISKKGNIKQTMYQRTFSPKETKEIRIYGLGGKDDFIFKGDHRSGIKIRVIGGEGEDTITDESKRKASRNILLYDTKDSTVIAKSDGAVNKKLSNKPGVNNYNRAEFKFNSMLPLLYGGYIPDDGVLIGGGFIFTSHKFRKTPFHQKHTLYGAVATANAAAFKLKYKGQFTDVVGLADLVVEAKLYVPRNSNYYGIGNETTYDTSKEEEYYRFLYNDQRINSYLLFDFTKDVNLKVGASYVFNNVDDGKYLEGRYFQESGDDLILTDAYGPQNYIGGMLGFEIDKRNNSLLPKKGGHFEIMGYALNNTNDESLNYYNLNGTFSYHYTFKLPTDLTLAYQIGGAKNFGDYHFLMANKIGGSKNLRGYRRDRFYGDASIYNSLDARLDIFKFKNSIIPFTVGVLGFYDIGRVWVQSESSDTWHQSTGGGLFIVPVDKVALSGVVGTSHEGVNGYFNLGFSF; encoded by the coding sequence ATGAAACACCTATATCTATTTATTCTACTTCTAGTCTGTCCATTTATAACTAACGCCCAACATTCTATTTATCTAATTGGTGATGCAGGAAAAGCACAGAAAGACGATCCTGTTATCACAACTATGATGAATAAAATAGATATAAATGATAGCAATAGTACTGTTATATTCCTTGGAGATAACCTCTATCCTCATGGTTTAGAAGACATCAACCATAAGAAAAGAACTGAGGGAGAAGCTATTTTAAAAGCTCAATTAGAAGCGTTAAAAGGGTTCAAAGGACAAACCTTTATGATCCCCGGAAACCATGACTACAATAGAGGAAAGAAAAATGGACTCCAACGATTGAGAAGCGAAGAACTTTTTGTCAATCAATTAATGGGAGACTCTACATTTGCTCCTTATGGAGGATGTCCTGATCCCGTTGAAGTACCCCTCACAGATGATGTTACACTTTTAATACTAGATACTCAATGGTTGATTTTTGACTATCAGGAAACTGCTGAGTTCAATGGGTGTGAATACCATAGTACAGATGAGGTTTTACTAGGACTTCAAGACATTGTAGCAAGGAATATTGACAAGAAGTTAATTATCGTTGGGCATCACCCTGTCTATACATATGGCGAACATGGTGGTGTTTTTACTCCAAAAGATCACATATTCCCTTTGACAGCTTTTATTGATTGGGCTTATATACCTTTACCAGTCGTCGGTTCTGTTTATCCAATTGCGAGAAAATCTGGTGTAAATCGACAAGACATCAATAATAAGACAAATAAAAAGATGCGTAATGGATTTGAGGAAATCTTCAAGTCCCATCCCGATATTATTTATGCAAGTGGGCATGAACATACTCTTCAGTATATATTAAAAGATAATGTCCACTATATAGTTTCAGGTGCAGGTTCTAAATCTAGCCATGTAAAACAAGGAAAATATGCTCGTTTTGCAAGTAGTGAAAAAGGATTTAGCAAAGTCACTTTCCTTAAAGATGAAACCAAGATTGAATTCTTCACTCCTGAAGGAGTCATTTATGAAACATCGTATGTTCCCAAAAAGGTACAAACGTCACAGAATATTAAACAGGTAGAATTTCCTGACAGTGTTGTGGTCGCAGCAAGTACCCAATATTCAAGTAGTGCCTCACATCAAAAATGGATGGGAGAAAATTATCGTAAAGAATGGGAAACTCCTGTGAAGATGCCTGTATTTGACCTTTCAAAGGTTAAAGGGGGATTAAAGATCGTCCAAAAAGGTGGAGGTATGGCCACTCTTTCGTTTCGACTAGAAGATAAAGAGGGCAATCAATATACTTTACGATCAATCGACAAAAATCCTGTTAAAGCGATCCCTGAAGAACTGAAAGAAACTATCGCAAAGACGGTTGTACAGGATCAAATTTCTGCTGCACACCCTTACTCTCCTCTTACAGTTCCTACACTTGCAGATGCAATCGGAATATACCATTGTAACCCTATGGTTGTCTATGTAGAGGATGATCCACAATTTGGTATTTACCAAGAAATGGCCGCAAACAAGGTATTTATGTTTGAAGAGCGTCCATCAAAAAATACCGGAGATGTAGAAAGCTTTGGTAATGCAAAAAAAATCTACAGTACAATCAAAACGGTGAAGAAGCTGAGAGAGGACAATGATGATTACATCGATTATAAATTTACTTTAAAATCTCGCCTTTTTGATATGCTAATTGGTGATTGGGATAGACATGATGACCAATGGAGATGGGCGGCATTTAAAGACAAAAAAGGTAGAATGTTCCGACCAATACCAAGAGATCGAGATCAAGTATACTTTTTAAATGAAGGGATTATTCCCAATATTGCCTCACACCGATGGATTATGCCAAAGTTCGAAGGATTTGATCCTGAAATGAATTGGGCTCCAGGATTTAACTTCAATGCAAGGTATTTTGATCGATATTTCTTAGCTCAAGCCACAAAAGAAGATTGGCAAGAAGCAGTTAAATACATTCAAGATCATATCACAGAAGAAGTAATTGATGAAGCACTTTTACATATTCCTGAAGAAGTAAGAGAGCATCATAATAATGAAATCAAGTCTGTTCTTTTAGCTAGAAAAAAACAACTTCCAGCTATCGCAGAAGAATACTACCTACACCTTTCTAAACATGTGTCAGTAATTGGTACCGATAAAATGGAACAATTTACTGTCAACAGAATAGAAGATGGGAAAACTGAGATTACTGTTAAAAAGATTTCTAAGAAAGGGAATATCAAACAAACGATGTATCAACGTACTTTTTCCCCTAAAGAAACTAAAGAGATTCGTATTTACGGTTTAGGCGGAAAAGACGACTTTATTTTCAAAGGTGATCACAGAAGCGGAATAAAAATACGAGTGATTGGCGGCGAAGGAGAAGATACAATTACAGACGAGAGTAAAAGAAAGGCGTCTAGAAACATCCTACTCTACGACACCAAAGACAGTACAGTCATTGCAAAAAGTGATGGGGCTGTAAATAAGAAGTTATCTAACAAACCAGGTGTCAATAATTACAACAGAGCAGAGTTTAAGTTCAATTCAATGCTTCCTTTGCTGTACGGTGGATATATTCCAGATGACGGCGTACTAATTGGTGGTGGGTTTATTTTCACCTCACATAAATTTAGAAAAACTCCTTTTCATCAGAAACATACTTTGTATGGTGCCGTGGCTACAGCCAATGCTGCTGCGTTTAAACTAAAATACAAAGGTCAATTTACCGATGTTGTAGGACTGGCAGACTTAGTTGTCGAAGCTAAATTATATGTTCCTAGAAACTCTAATTACTATGGCATTGGAAACGAAACAACTTACGATACATCAAAAGAAGAGGAGTATTACCGTTTTCTGTATAACGATCAAAGAATAAACTCTTACTTGTTATTTGATTTCACTAAAGATGTAAACCTCAAAGTTGGTGCATCCTATGTTTTCAATAACGTTGATGATGGAAAATACCTTGAAGGAAGGTATTTCCAAGAGTCTGGTGACGATTTAATTCTTACAGATGCCTACGGTCCTCAAAACTATATTGGAGGTATGTTAGGATTCGAAATCGATAAACGTAATAATAGTTTACTCCCTAAAAAGGGTGGACATTTTGAGATCATGGGTTATGCATTAAACAATACCAATGATGAGTCGTTGAATTATTACAACCTCAATGGTACTTTTTCGTATCATTATACATTCAAGTTACCTACTGATCTTACACTGGCTTATCAAATAGGCGGAGCAAAGAACTTTGGCGATTATCATTTTTTAATGGCGAATAAAATTGGCGGCAGTAAAAACCTAAGAGGATATAGAAGAGACCGCTTCTATGGAGATGCCTCTATCTACAATAGTTTGGATGCCCGTCTAGATATATTTAAATTTAAGAACAGTATTATTCCTTTTACTGTCGGAGTATTAGGATTTTATGATATTGGACGTGTTTGGGTACAGTCTGAGAGCTCTGACACTTGGCACCAATCTACTGGGGGTGGTTTATTCATCGTACCTGTAGATAAGGTCGCTTTATCAGGGGTAGTTGGAACTTCTCATGAAGGAGTAAATGGATATTTTAATCTAGGGTTCAGTTTTTAA
- a CDS encoding phosphatase PAP2 family protein gives MSKKLNLLFILLALTTSLWAQSSVTTADSVNFQAQSTKKWYQSKSDVYYAPPISSAAIAAAGLIANVYGIKRLNDRPSISEETITALNINDVNPFDRGVFDHPVEEREDSHNFTDWGLYISVVLPFTLFIDDAIREDWLEVALMYAETQFITVNLYNYLGPGLVTRYRPITYMHGHPDVPMSELTDNNNARSFFSGHTANTSTGAFFFAKVLTDYHPEWSTAAKIGLFAGASIPPILVGYYRTRAYKHFYSDVIVGGAVGALTGVFIPQIHKWMRKKRNKNGKDTSFMPIMQPNMMGMYVKATF, from the coding sequence ATGTCGAAGAAATTAAATTTACTCTTCATATTACTTGCTCTTACTACATCTTTATGGGCCCAGTCGAGTGTAACTACAGCCGATTCAGTTAATTTTCAGGCTCAGAGTACCAAAAAATGGTATCAATCAAAATCAGATGTTTATTATGCTCCACCAATCTCTTCTGCGGCAATTGCAGCAGCAGGGTTGATCGCTAATGTATACGGAATCAAACGATTAAATGATAGACCTTCCATCTCAGAAGAAACGATTACAGCCTTGAATATCAATGATGTAAACCCTTTTGATAGAGGTGTATTTGACCACCCTGTAGAAGAAAGGGAAGACTCTCACAATTTTACTGATTGGGGATTATATATCTCCGTTGTATTGCCTTTTACCCTTTTTATTGATGATGCTATTCGCGAAGATTGGCTTGAGGTAGCATTGATGTATGCTGAAACGCAGTTTATCACTGTAAACCTTTATAACTATTTAGGACCTGGGTTAGTAACAAGGTATAGGCCGATTACATATATGCATGGACATCCTGATGTGCCAATGTCGGAACTTACGGATAACAACAATGCCAGGTCATTCTTTAGTGGACATACGGCCAATACATCAACAGGTGCTTTCTTCTTTGCGAAAGTGTTAACAGATTATCATCCAGAGTGGTCTACTGCTGCAAAAATTGGTTTATTTGCGGGAGCATCTATTCCGCCAATATTGGTAGGTTACTATAGGACAAGAGCCTATAAACACTTCTATTCAGATGTTATTGTTGGAGGAGCAGTTGGTGCTCTTACGGGTGTTTTTATTCCACAGATTCATAAGTGGATGAGAAAGAAAAGAAATAAGAATGGTAAAGACACTTCGTTTATGCCGATCATGCAACCAAATATGATGGGAATGTATGTGAAGGCTACTTTCTAG
- a CDS encoding GIY-YIG nuclease family protein, with the protein MQEEQILYAIAGVFIFIFVIVIPVLYAKRGKVIRKQKQRLSKIDNSTDTIESLKHQILEKNKEQEKQNELHKEEVNRLKNQLFTLENDKSAFAKKLVHDHVLFESNTITASNYVETKHKLEEVFDFCEVHHFDMKSDKEEAIRMLKHKFEEKVRKDLESQKQSDHKAVMQEESDFKAKVQDELNRLNQELNKQKEEQQQAIQGADEKKVELLQQRIQITEKAIERATQQVKDSTSGFVFVVSNFGSMGEGIYKIGYTQSEEPLQEIEALSTNSTIPFPFDVHAVVPTKNVFALMEHLRFSLNKTRVNRVNFKKDFYNVELGLIIDTIKEKEENVTFQKEPEALEYFQSMEVTADELQYLSETNNK; encoded by the coding sequence ATGCAAGAAGAACAAATATTATATGCCATTGCTGGAGTTTTTATTTTTATTTTCGTCATTGTAATCCCTGTTTTATATGCTAAAAGAGGGAAAGTTATACGAAAACAAAAACAGAGGTTAAGTAAAATAGATAACTCAACTGATACAATTGAGTCGTTAAAGCATCAAATTTTAGAGAAAAATAAAGAGCAGGAAAAGCAAAATGAGTTACATAAAGAAGAAGTAAATCGACTTAAAAATCAGCTCTTTACTTTAGAAAATGATAAGTCTGCATTTGCTAAAAAGTTGGTACATGATCATGTTCTTTTCGAGTCAAATACCATTACTGCCTCAAACTATGTGGAAACAAAACACAAGCTTGAAGAAGTATTTGATTTCTGCGAGGTGCATCACTTCGATATGAAATCGGATAAAGAAGAAGCCATCCGTATGTTGAAGCATAAATTTGAAGAAAAAGTACGTAAAGATTTAGAATCACAAAAACAGTCAGATCACAAAGCTGTGATGCAAGAGGAAAGTGATTTTAAAGCAAAAGTACAAGATGAGCTAAACAGATTAAATCAAGAGCTGAATAAACAAAAGGAAGAGCAGCAGCAAGCGATTCAGGGAGCTGATGAGAAAAAAGTAGAGCTATTACAACAAAGAATTCAGATTACTGAAAAAGCAATAGAAAGAGCCACACAGCAAGTAAAGGATTCTACTTCTGGGTTCGTTTTTGTCGTATCCAACTTTGGTTCGATGGGCGAGGGCATTTATAAAATCGGTTATACACAATCGGAAGAACCACTACAGGAGATTGAAGCGTTAAGTACAAACTCTACTATTCCTTTTCCTTTTGATGTACATGCCGTTGTTCCTACAAAAAATGTATTTGCATTAATGGAACACTTAAGGTTCAGCTTAAATAAGACGAGAGTTAACAGAGTCAATTTTAAAAAGGATTTTTATAATGTTGAGCTAGGCTTGATCATCGATACGATAAAAGAGAAAGAAGAAAATGTCACTTTCCAGAAAGAGCCAGAAGCATTAGAGTATTTCCAAAGTATGGAAGTTACTGCGGATGAACTACAATATCTATCAGAGACAAATAATAAATAG